The stretch of DNA GATGCCACCGTCATGGGCGGTGCCATGGGCGTCGAGGGCTGCAAGCACATCGTGACGGCGATCGATACCGCCCTCGAGGAAGATGCCCCCATCGTCGGGCTCTGGCACTCGGGTGGCGCGCGTCTCGCCGAGGGCGTCGAGGCCCTGCACGCCGTCGGACTGGTCTTCGAGGCCATGGTCCGCGCGTCCGGCCGCGTCCCCCAGATTTCCGTCGTCCTCGGCTTCGCGGCCGGTGGTGCGGCATACGGTCCCGCGTTGACCGACGTCGTCATCATGGCGCCCGAGGCCCGCGTGTTCGTCACCGGACCCGACGTGGTCCGCAGCGTCACCGGCGAGCAGGTCGACATGATGTCGCTCGGCGGCCCCGACACGCACACGAAGAAGTCGGGTGTGGCGCACATCGCCGCCCACGACGAGGGTGACGCTCTGCACCGGGCGCGCCGCCTGGTGTCCATGTTCTGCGAGCAGGGCGAGTTCGATCAGGCCGCGGCCGCGCACGGCGATACCGATCTCCGCGCGCTCATGCCGGAGTCGGCGAAGCGCGCCTACGACGTCCGCCCGATCGTTCACGAACTTCTCGACAACGTCGAGGGTGAGTCGAGTTTCGAGGAACTGCAGGGCAATTACGCCCGCAGCATCGTCACCGGCCTCGGACGCCTCGGCGGCCGCACCGTCGGCGTCATCGCCAACAACCCGCTCCGCCTGGGTGGGTGCCTGAACTCTGAGAGCGCCGAGAAGTCGGCTCGCTTCGTCCGGCTGTGCAACGCGTTCGGCATCCCACTGGTCGTGGTCGTGGACGTCCCCGGATACCTCCCCGGGGTGAGCATGGAATGGGAAGGCGTCGTGCGCCGCGGAGCCAAGCTGCTCCACGCGTTCGCCGAGGCGACCGTGCCCCGGGTGACGGTCGTGACCCGCAAGATCTACGGCGGCGCCTACATCGCCATGAACTCCCGCGCTCTCGGCGCCACCGCCGTCTACGCGTGGCCCGACGCCGAGGTCGCAGTCATGGGCGCCAAGGCGGCCGTGGGCATCCTGCACAAGCGGGCCCTCGCCGCAGCACCCGAAGAAGAGCGGGAGGCCCTGCACGAGCGCCTGGCCGTCGAGCACGAGAGCATCGCCGGCGGCGTCGACCGCGCCGTCGCGATCGGTGTGGTGGACGAGGAGATCGACCCGGCCAAGACGCGCAGTGTCGTCACCGCAGCCCTCGCCGCCGCCCCCTCCACCCGCGGCGACCACAAGAACATCCCGCTGTGATCTGAGCGCTGATCGAGAGAAGGCCCCCACCGTCGACGGTGGGGGCCTTTTCGCGTCCGTGAGCAGGTGTCAGCCGACGTCCCGGCGCAGCCAGGTGACCTCGGCACCTTCTCCGCCGCTGCGGAACGGCTCGAGCGCCTCGTCCCAAGCGGTTCCGAGGGCGTAGTCCAGTTCGGCGGCGATGTCACCACCCGCCTCCATCAGTGCCCGCAGACGCATCTCCCCCACGACGACATCGCCGTTCGCGCTGGTGGATCCGTGCCACAGACCCATGCCGGGCACGTGGCTGAACCGTTCGCCGTCCACGCCCTCGCTGGCGTCCTCGGTGACCTCGAAGCGCAGCATCGGCCAGGCGCGGAGCGCATTGACCAGCCGCGAGGCGGTGCCGACGGGCCCCACCCAGTTGGTGGTCGCGCGCAGGACGCCGTTGGAGGCCGGCTGCGAGGTCCATTTCAGGTTCGCTCGGCAGTCGAGGGTCGCGGTCAGCGCCCATTCGATATGGGGGCACAACGCAGCTGGCGACG from Rhodococcus opacus B4 encodes:
- a CDS encoding acyl-CoA carboxylase subunit beta; its protein translation is MTILAPATKSDASIDPRDPLARLEKLFDAGTVVPLHPRDKSGVLAASGNIDGVRTIAYCSDATVMGGAMGVEGCKHIVTAIDTALEEDAPIVGLWHSGGARLAEGVEALHAVGLVFEAMVRASGRVPQISVVLGFAAGGAAYGPALTDVVIMAPEARVFVTGPDVVRSVTGEQVDMMSLGGPDTHTKKSGVAHIAAHDEGDALHRARRLVSMFCEQGEFDQAAAAHGDTDLRALMPESAKRAYDVRPIVHELLDNVEGESSFEELQGNYARSIVTGLGRLGGRTVGVIANNPLRLGGCLNSESAEKSARFVRLCNAFGIPLVVVVDVPGYLPGVSMEWEGVVRRGAKLLHAFAEATVPRVTVVTRKIYGGAYIAMNSRALGATAVYAWPDAEVAVMGAKAAVGILHKRALAAAPEEEREALHERLAVEHESIAGGVDRAVAIGVVDEEIDPAKTRSVVTAALAAAPSTRGDHKNIPL
- a CDS encoding DUF3145 domain-containing protein, whose translation is MRALNQFADVTAGVVYIHSSPAALCPHIEWALTATLDCRANLKWTSQPASNGVLRATTNWVGPVGTASRLVNALRAWPMLRFEVTEDASEGVDGERFSHVPGMGLWHGSTSANGDVVVGEMRLRALMEAGGDIAAELDYALGTAWDEALEPFRSGGEGAEVTWLRRDVG